A stretch of DNA from Cryptococcus neoformans var. grubii H99 chromosome 14, complete sequence:
gggtgaaagagaagagtggaaTATTATGTAACATCTAATTTACGTAAGTGTACCTACGCGTCTGTTGTCTTTGACATCTGTCGCAACAAGTCAACAAGCACAAATAATAAAGACAGTCGTTGACTTCTACCCTCTATACCTCCACCGCAATCCCTATACACCCCCATATAGCCACTTTTTACGGTACTTAAGCACGCTCTCTAACCATATATCCGTAACCACCAAAAAGGTCCAGTCCATCTTGCCCTAGCCGCCCATCGACAGCCACGCTCGGTCCTTCTCCACAGTACAGCCACTTCGGCTACAAATCCAGGAGATTATACCCAGCCACTCAAGCAAAACTCCATTCATTTATATTTCAATCTTCAACTGCTTTCAGAGATCCGGAAAATATGGCCGATCAAGGATACACTTCGTCTGGTTCTGGCAGTGGCCGGGTTTCTGGTGGAGAGGGCAGTGACAGAAACTCGTGCGCATCGAAACTTTGCAATCTGAAATTATTTGGTGTACTAACACGGATATTGTATGCAGAATTGTCCTCAAAGTAGGCATGGTTGGCGATTCGCAAATTGGCAAGACATCATTAATGGTCAAATATGTCGAAGGCAGCTTTGAGTGAGTGCAGCGGCTTTATTGCACAGTGTCTAACCGGTGCAATTCAGCGAGGATTATATACAAACGCTGGGTGTCAACTTTATGGAAAAGGCTATAAGCATACGAAATACAGAGATCACCTTTTCAGTAAGCATATACTCATCTCTTTATCTTTCGCCTCAGACTGACAAACCGCAGATATGGGATCTGGGTGGTCAAAGGGAATTCGTCTCAATGCTCCCTCTTGTGTCCAATGATGCAGTCGCCATCCTATTCATGTTTGATCTTACACGGAAATCAACTCTCAATAGCATCAAAGAGTGGTATCGACAAGCACGTGGATTTAACAAGACAGCTATACCAGTGTTAATTGGAACGAAGTACGATCAGTTTGCGTCTTTCCCaagagaagagcaagaggaaATTACCAGACAGGCGAAGAGATTCTCAAAGGCTATGCATGCTCCATTAGTATGTAGATAATATCCCAGTTCCAATGGGTTGCTTGCTGACGATAAGCTGGTAGATTTTTTGTTCCACTTCACACTCTATTAATGTCCAGAAGATTTTCAAAATTGTTTTAGCAAAGGCTTTCGATCTCAAGGCATGTCTTCCGCATTCTATGAGAAGCATATTAACTTTTCATTCGCAGTGCGTTATTCCTGAAATTGACGCCGTTGGTGAACCCATTTTACTTTATGTCGATGTTTAGTCATCCACGTCTGAGATGTCAACGACTTTACTATCGCATAGGGCACAAGCGAATAGTGAAGAGAAAAACGGGAGACGGGGAATAGCTTTTATCTCTTTTAATTCACGTACGCACGGGCCACATAGCTTTACGAGGGTTGCAACGTCTTGTCATGCCAATTTCTTTATCTCCTAACGACGAATCATACACGCATCATTACCAGTTAATCGGGTAATAGCCTGCCTCGTGATTGCGGGATTGGCGTTTTCACCAACGTCTTTTTGAATGCACTCTACTAGTTATTTGCACTTAATACAAGTACTGTTATATATTAACCAGCATCAGTACGGCGATGGTGGGTTTATTTCTAGGGTATTGTTGTAAATGGCATGTCCTAAATGGCATGTCCGCAAAGGCCGTGTCGAGGCCACGATTTCCACTTTCGCTTATTAACGTTGAGTGACAAATGATGAATTGATGATCCGCTGATGGCAAAATGATCTTTTGCAAACATGGACAGGCAACAGCAAAGTGGGCAATACACTCCATCCTTATATGTCTTGCACACACTTAGCTAACGAAAAACACCCTTACGTAGCACTGCCTAGCCCAATTGACTATCCGGGTACACAGACATACCTTTGCATTTCCTAAGAACTACTGACGCGTCCCAGAATGGCAAACCACCATCTCTTGTCTGCCTTGCCGCAGCCATCACCCATAACCTACGGCAACCCTCTATCCCTACAGACCGGAGCAAAAAGCAATCTCACCATGAGCTTAAACAGCGACACATCCCCGCTAAAGAGGCCCAAATCCACAATCCCAATGTCTGGGGTTAGACAGAAAAGGTTATCGACTACTTCAAGTTTGGTGAAGAGAGGTTccatgatggtgatggggGAATTCGGTCGCGATGGGTCGGGAGATGAGGTAATGAATCGTGCTGCTCCATTTGTATGCGCTGACCACTTGATGTAGAATATTGGATTGAAAAGGGTGAACGATGGGCTAAACAGGACAGTAGCAGCAGTGGGTATTCATCAGGTCTCGCATTCGGACAAGAAAATCCCGCTACGCCCGATCTGAATGGTGTAGCTAATGATCATCTTTCGCCAGTTACGCAGTCGTGTATCGGAGCTGGAGAGCGCTATAGACCACGGCACAGGCCCAGAGGTTGAGAGGCTGACAAAAGAGGTTTCTACTCTGGAAGATTTGCTGGAGGAGACGCAGCGGTGAGCTTTATGGGGTCATGATTAATGATCGGCAtactgatgatggtgaaagAGATAATGAGGCGAAACACGCTGAGAGCGAAAGGCAGAAACAGTATGTCAAAGTGAGTAGAAAGCTATTGTAGCAAGAAATGGGTAGTTGATAAACCGATTTGAAGGACTTGGAGAACCTCTTGACTGAACTTGCTGGGCTACACTGGCGTGTAGGTTCACAGGCCCTTCCCATGATAATTTCTTTAAGCGTCGCTCATGTTTGCGTCAGATCCATCACGACACTATTTCTCCGCATGTGCCTACCGCAAACAGTGTCACCACATCTACCCCCCTTCCCAAGCCCAAACCTATCCATTCTTTGCGTCATTCCGTCTCTTTTTCCACTGCACGTTCCGCTCGCAAGCTGCATCACCGTACGAGCTCCAGTTCGGAAATGGCCGCATCAAGCATGGCTCTGCGGGGAATGGGGTTGCAAGCTGTAAAAGAAGCCAATGGAGCGGACAATAATACTCCCACAGGAGCTTTGAAGCGACTATGTGGGAATTCATCCACAGAATCGGAGAAGATAAGACAGGAAGCAAGGAAGGCCAAAAGAGAGCTGGAGGACGTGGTGTTGGTCAAAACACCCAAACCACACGATGATTTGGCGGTGATCGAAGAGCCTGCTTTGTCGAGAGCAACACCGGGTCTCAAATCATGCGATGTTGTTGATCATGAAAAGCTGAATCAGATACTCGGTATTCTCTTGTCACTTGACCCCAGCAAACTGTTGGCTTTGAATGCGTGTCCCTCCGCAGAATCTCACCGATGCGATGAGAAAACAGTAAGAATGCGTAAACAGGAGAGAACTATGCTTCGGCGCATGCTCGATGGACAAGAGAAGAGGCTAGGTGAGCGAGAAGCGCGTTTGAAGTGGATGGTAGAGATGGCGCGAGCAGAAGAGGGTAAATATGATAGTAGAGCCTGTTAGTAGATAGGAGCCCAAAAGTTTATTTAGCCATAGTAACGATAAATGTAATGAAAGCGCTTTCTTGGGATCTACGTAAGACCAGGGTGTTTCTACGCCcgcctcctcttcgagaTTGCCATTGTTTTGACGTTGCGATTTCGGCAGATTTGAGAGGTTGTAGCCGGTTTCGATCGATGGATGTCCGCCAAGGTTGCCGGTAGCGGATGTTGTTGTGAATTTGTGAACTTCCGGGGTCGCCGCGGGTACATGCACGGATCTGATGCAGGGCCGTACCTTGTGCCTCATCTTCTACATGCATCATTCCTTCCTAGTACAGTACTACGGAACATCTACTATTTCCGTACTTCCCTGTTTCGTCTATAAGGGTAATTACGGAAGTGCCTATCATACTGGCGCTAACTTGCTTGCATTTTGCGCTTCTTGCTTGCTTTTTAAGGAAATTTGAACACATCGTCTCGCTAATGAACGGCTGCTGCGCCAGACCATCCTTTCCCCTCACCTTTTCCTCGACGTTTCATCAGCAAGTGCAGGCAGGCTAGGCCTTTTTGCCGATCTGCGCCTATCAGAATCCATCAATCCATCAATCCAGAATAGTGGAAAGGTGGAGGGAAATCTGGAACATTGGCCATCTGCAGACCCACACCAACGGGGAAAGAATGCGATAAAGAGATAGTTGAAATGGAGGGTGAAGGGTCAAGTACAGTCAACCGTCGGAAATGCTTCTATTGGGCCAAGCTTTTATAGCTGCCACTGATTGAAAGTAGGCTCATTTCAGAGACAGAGGTGGGATTGCCACCGCCCATTACCCCGTCCTCCTGTCTTTGttctcgccctcgcccACTCCAGCCCTCCTGTCCGTCGCATTACCGCACACCACAGTATGGACGGTGATTACGGGACGGGTGTCCCCAATGCACGGGCATCTTCTGGCTCGCACTATTCAGACGACTCTCACAACAGATCATATACCGAGGCGACCGACGACGCCGCCCACTCTTCGGCGGCCTCGTCATCTGCAAAGGACCAATCCCTCACCGCCGTCCCGGGGCATCAccctcaccatcctccccattcttctttccccacTCACATAAGACACCATACCATCTCATCAATAGCCCGTGTCCCTCTCAGCAGAGTGTCCTCTGCCGGGCACTATGGCCTGCATGCCGACGAGACTGCCTATGCCATGCTGGTAGCGGTCATTGGTAGAGCAAGTGCCAGTGACCTCAGAACTGTAATCGGCAAGAAAAGAGCAGACTGCGGCATGATTGTGGAAAGCGAGCGGCGGCCTAATATACAAACAAGGAGAAGTAGCAGAGTGACGTCCCCGATACGTCCCCATGGCAGTTTGACCTCGGAAACATCGCTTAAGCCGCTAACACTCGACCGTCGAACTTTGACAACACCTCCTatcccccctccacctGTTGACCATATCCTTGATCCTCtaaaagatggagatttCTTTTCTAGTTCTATTTCTCCAGAAAAAAGCGGATGGTACGACAGCATTCCTAGAAGCTCCAGTGCTCCGAGCGTACCTTTTCTGGCTCTGGAAAGACGGGGGAGCAATGCATCCTTCACCAGTGCGATGTCTGCTGACACCCATTTGGTCCCACGGAAAGCCTTTTCCAAAGCTAGCCAGCCTCGCGACCATAATGCGCCACGCATCATACAATATAATAATCCATTCGACCCATTAACCTCCTCTCCCGAGGCGGCTACTTTCGATCACCACACAGCTACGCCTCAAACACATCAAGAAATGCTGGATATTCGCCAATCTGAACCTCATGGGCGGTACAATACTTTTGAGCTCATGGCTCATGATTCAGCAGGCGTAACATCCTACCTAGATCCCGATTTATCGGCGACCTTCCGTAAGCGCATGGCCGAATCGACCTCGTTCAGGAAGAATGACGGAGATGCGCGAGCGATGGGGCTGGATACAAATTTGGGAGTTTGTTCTGATAACGCTTGGGTCGGTGGAATCAGAACaggaaaagagggattTTCAGAATCGGATTGGACGTTTGAAAAGCCAATCTTGAAGGCCATGGGAGATGCGGTCAGGGGTAAGATCGAAATGATAAATCAAGTTGATCATTACCATGTAGCAGAGTGAGTTCACCTTTCGTCATGTAACCATAGGCTGATATCGGGCAGGTATGGGTGTCACAAAGAAACCCCAAACCCAATAATTGCCGAAGTTATCGAgtctctttgccttcgctcaACTAGCAAATCGCCCAAAGTATTCTCGGTCACTCACCAAGTCAATCCTGATTTCGATATTCGCGCCCTTCATCATAATCTGGCATCCCAAGCCTCTTCATACCGCAAGATTGAAAAGCTGCCATCAgccccttcccctctcaTACTTACGACGTTTTCTTTTGCGGGATTTACGGAGAATGTCTTACCTGCTGATACAGTCGATTTTGCTCTCTGCACTGGAGAATTAAGCAAGCTACAAGGGGAAATATCACCAAGGCCGTTGTACGCGTTCACCAGCCAAGcggatgaaaaggagaagcagGCAATAAAAGATTTGATAAACTGGTTAGAAGCCAAATCAAAAGAAGTAAAAAAGGGAGGCATCTTGGTGTGCTGGATGGCTATCAAGACCCGACAGCCTCCTGAAAGTAACTCTTCTTGCGATTCCCGACCTCACCCCCCGAAAGCCTCTCCTTATCGTGCCCCGGCCTCATTACCCAACTCTCCGAATACCAACCTATTCACCCCTCGTCCTCCCGCTCCTCTTACAGAGATTCATCCGTCAAACTTCCCACATCAGAGCCACCACCTTGCTCCCTCTATACAATCTACACTGCCGACAAAATACCGCACTGACATATTCCAACTCATCAATCAAGCTCTCAGCCCTGCGATACAGAGCTTGGTGACTTTGGGCGAGATCAGAACGCACGTCGCACCAGCGTTGGTCGATGTATCTTACTGGCCCAGAACGCTGGCTAGTGTGCAGGCGGCTCTGGACCAGGCAGAGGATTGGGAAGTCATCATTGACCAAGATGAAGTGAATGAAGGTGAAACGAGGGATGATCTGGAACACCTGTTGGATGATATGGATGTCGACAAGTCTCCTCCAATTTCCAAGGACTCGGAGGGGTCTGACGTCGATAAGCCACTCAAGGCGTCTAGCAGAGCAAAGACAGCAGCTGAGAATCACTATCTTCCTGAAGAGATTCGAGAATGGGCACAAGCAGGTGTCAGGATTCACAGATTGATGCACCCAGCTTGGAAGGCTTTTCACCAGGGGAGGATTGACAGGCAAGCTTATGCGAGGCGAATTGCGACTTACTGTCATGCCAGTATGTTTCAGCCTTTTGGAAAATGATATAGAATTTCGCTAACGAGATGGATTAGTGTATGGACCACATCTAAAAAAGGTATTGAGGGAAAAGGGACGAATGGATATTAGTCAGTGCGAGAACACTGTGCAAGAAATGGTAAGCCCCTCCCGCGTGCCCCGGCATCATTCCGCAGGCGCTGATAATAAAGTGATCAGTTTAAGATACTCGTTGAAAAGTGTGAACTTGGCGCGCTTAGTGCACTTGCGATAGATATCGGCGTGTTAGTCCTTCGTCGTAAATAGACTGTGTGATTTAGCACTCGTGCGTTTACACGCTTTATTTTCCACCTGCTGTAATTCTCCACTTGGATTTCCAACTTCTATGTATTATTAGACGTTTTAGAATAAAAGTACAAATATGCTTTCATCTGTTGAAGACAAAGTTAGATTGGTGGACGATTGTTGCGTGCGCGTGCATGCAAACATTCACAGACAGTGGCCTAGGGCTGGGTTCTGCATTACAAAGAGCAATTTATGATATGTTATATGATCCCATGGTCTTGCACTGAACAAAGCATCTCCCAACTTCCCCGCTTTTAAGATACAAATCCGAACATACATAAAAGCATTATACTGGCTCCCTCTAAATTACAGTGACTGCATATCTAACTAGCATCATTATCGTCGCCATTATTAC
This window harbors:
- a CDS encoding septum-promoting GTP-binding protein 1 encodes the protein MADQGYTSSGSGSGRVSGGEGSDRNSIVLKVGMVGDSQIGKTSLMVKYVEGSFDEDYIQTLGVNFMEKAISIRNTEITFSIWDLGGQREFVSMLPLVSNDAVAILFMFDLTRKSTLNSIKEWYRQARGFNKTAIPVLIGTKYDQFASFPREEQEEITRQAKRFSKAMHAPLIFCSTSHSINVQKIFKIVLAKAFDLKCVIPEIDAVGEPILLYVDV